In the Malaclemys terrapin pileata isolate rMalTer1 chromosome 12, rMalTer1.hap1, whole genome shotgun sequence genome, one interval contains:
- the MAFB gene encoding transcription factor MafB, producing MAGELSIGPELPTSPLAMEYVNDFDLMKFDVKKEPLGRADRPGRHCTRLQPAGSVSSTPISTPCSSVPSSPSFSPTEQKTHLEDLYWMANSYQQMNPETLSLTPEDAVEALIGSHQMPQQLQSFESFRAHHHHHQQQHHHQYPGVTHEDLANSGHPHHHHHHHHHHHQASPTPSTSSTSSQQLQNAHQQHPSSNSVEDRFSDEQLVSMSVRELNRHLRGFTKDEVIRLKQKRRTLKNRGYAQSCRYKRVQQKHHLENEKTQLIQQVEQLKQEVTRLARERDAYKLKCEKLASNGFREAGSTSDNPSSPEFFM from the coding sequence ATGGCCGGCGAGCTGAGCATCGGACCCGAGCTGCCCACCAGCCCCCTGGCCATGGAGTACGTCAACGACTTCGACCTGATGAAATTCGACGTGAAGAAGGAGCCCCTGGGCAGAGCCGACCGGCCCGGCCGCCACTGCACCCGCCTGCAGCCAGCCGGCTCcgtctcctccacccccatcagTACGCCCTGCAGCTCGGTGCCCTCCTCGCCCAGCTTCAGCCCCACCGAGCAGAAGACCCACCTGGAGGACCTGTACTGGATGGCCAACAGCTACCAGCAGATGAACCCCGAGACGCTCAGCCTCACCCCGGAGGACGCGGTGGAAGCCCTCATCGGGTCCCACCAGATGCCCCAGCAGCTGCAAAGCTTTGAGAGCTTCCGggcccaccaccaccatcaccagcagcagcaccaccaccagtaCCCGGGGGTCACCCACGAAGACCTGGCCAACAGCGGGCACCCgcatcaccatcaccaccaccaccatcatcatcaCCAGGCGtctcccaccccttccacctcctccacctcctcccagcagctgcagaacgcCCACCAGCAGCACCCTTCCTCCAACAGCGTGGAAGACAGGTTCTCGGACGAACAGCTGGTCTCCATGTCGGTGAGGGAGCTCAACAGGCACCTGAGGGGCTTCACCAAGGACGAGGTGATCCGCCTCAAGCAGAAGAGGAGGACGTTGAAGAACAGGGGCTATGCCCAGTCCTGCAGGTATAAGCGAGTCCAGCAGAAGCACCACCTGGAGAACGAGAAGACCCAGCTGATCCAGCAGGTGGAACAGCTCAAGCAAGAGGTGACCCGGctggccagagaaagagatgcCTACAAGCTCAAGTGTGAGAAACTTGCCAGCAATGGCTTCAGGGAGGCCGGATCCACCAGTGACAACCCATCTTCTCCTGAGTTCTTCATGTGA